One part of the Actinotignum schaalii genome encodes these proteins:
- a CDS encoding MFS transporter produces MSRYLSPERERLFRIFSVGFISLVAFESMAVTTAMPTVARAFDGQNLYALALGVVLAAQLMTTALAGEWSDSKGPHSCLYTGVVLLTVGLTICTVSPSMEIFVAGRAIQGLGGGLIIVPFYTIVGNSVQPRRRPGFFTAFAAAWVLPSLFGPLLAGIIVEAMSWRWIFGFVPATILLIGPFFFIGMNKIPDIDRVKKPMNIRTMVIPAFGTGALVACLQIMSGATAHNVHTFAIIGVCGFALLFCARPLFPRGTFRGVRGLPATIATRVLLGTFTAIEMFLPLLLQDVHGWSPVEAGLILSVGSITWAVGSYFSGRITNAALRLRLPLWGSIGDAIGLALVLAGSHHALPGSLVIIGWAIAGIGCGFAFPALSVHALACTSQEGQGRTSSALQVADSMGTSLVAAIIGIIYSVLTPPQDIALMAGIAVSIALTIAGAVVASRIVPPAGSEAAENLAESQRLSGVGPGGEQLSGSDMLSEDSAGPGAH; encoded by the coding sequence ATGAGCAGGTATCTATCTCCGGAGCGCGAACGCCTTTTCCGTATTTTTTCCGTTGGCTTTATTTCGCTCGTTGCTTTTGAGAGCATGGCGGTCACCACGGCCATGCCTACCGTCGCGCGCGCTTTTGACGGGCAGAACCTTTATGCCCTCGCGCTCGGCGTGGTACTTGCGGCCCAGTTAATGACGACGGCGCTCGCCGGGGAATGGTCCGATTCCAAAGGCCCGCATTCTTGCCTGTACACCGGCGTCGTGCTTCTCACCGTGGGGCTCACAATCTGTACCGTCTCCCCCAGTATGGAAATTTTCGTAGCCGGCCGCGCTATCCAAGGCCTGGGCGGAGGCCTCATTATCGTGCCCTTCTACACCATCGTGGGCAATAGCGTGCAGCCGCGTCGTCGCCCCGGATTCTTCACCGCTTTCGCCGCGGCCTGGGTCCTCCCCTCGCTTTTCGGCCCCCTGCTCGCCGGAATTATTGTTGAGGCGATGTCCTGGCGGTGGATTTTCGGTTTCGTGCCGGCCACCATCCTGCTCATCGGGCCTTTCTTCTTTATTGGGATGAATAAAATCCCGGATATTGATCGCGTCAAAAAGCCGATGAATATTCGCACCATGGTCATTCCGGCCTTCGGGACCGGCGCACTGGTGGCCTGCCTGCAAATTATGAGCGGGGCGACGGCGCATAATGTGCACACCTTCGCCATTATCGGGGTGTGCGGATTCGCCCTGCTTTTCTGCGCCCGCCCGCTTTTCCCGCGCGGGACTTTCCGCGGGGTGCGCGGGCTGCCCGCAACTATTGCCACCCGCGTTCTCCTCGGTACTTTCACGGCAATTGAAATGTTTTTGCCGCTCTTGCTCCAGGATGTGCACGGGTGGAGCCCGGTGGAAGCTGGTCTTATTTTATCGGTCGGTTCGATTACCTGGGCGGTAGGATCGTATTTCTCCGGGCGGATCACCAATGCGGCGCTGCGCCTGCGCCTGCCGCTGTGGGGCTCGATTGGCGATGCAATCGGCCTGGCCCTGGTGCTGGCCGGCTCGCATCACGCTCTGCCCGGAAGCCTCGTTATTATCGGGTGGGCCATCGCGGGTATTGGATGCGGCTTCGCGTTCCCGGCGCTGAGCGTACACGCGCTCGCCTGCACCTCCCAAGAGGGCCAGGGCCGCACTTCTTCCGCGCTCCAGGTGGCCGATTCCATGGGAACTTCGCTCGTTGCCGCGATTATTGGGATTATTTATTCGGTGCTCACCCCGCCGCAGGATATTGCACTCATGGCCGGCATCGCGGTGTCCATTGCGCTGACCATTGCCGGCGCGGTGGTGGCCAGTCGTATTGTGCCGCCTGCGGGTAGCGAGGCCGCGGAAAATCTTGCCGAATCGCAGCGCCTGAGCGGCGTGGGTCCGGGCGGGGAACAGCTGAGCGGCTCGGATATGCTCAGTGAGGACAGCGCCGGCCCGGGGGCTCACTAA